The Mesorhizobium sp. AR10 genome includes the window CCGGTAGCCGGTACCGACCTGAAAATTCCTGTCGATCTGGCGGCACTGCCCGTCTACGGCCGCAGTCGCGCCTTCGAGGGCTTTCGCGGTTTCGGCGTTGCCCGCGCCAGCGATGCGGTGGTCGATTCCGAAGCGATCGGCATGGCGCTTGTCCCCAATGGCGAGGTACCCGCGACAGCGGAGCCAGCAGTCGATGAGACCGTGACGGAAGCGCCCAAGGCGGCTGACCCGTTCAAGGGCGAGGTGCCGGCGCTAACCATCGTGCCGAAGCAGGAGCGGCGCTTCGCCGACAAGGTGATCCGGCTGGCCGAGCATCGGCAGCCGGCCAATGACAAGCAGCCGGCAAATGAGAGGGGCCTGTCGACACTCGAGCGCAGCGCATTCCGCGAGATCGGCGAGCGGCTCAAGAAAGACAGCACGGCCGAGCAGCCGTTGGCTGAACAATCCGATGCCGAAAAGCAGGCGGAACCGACTGCCCAGGCAGGAGCCGAAGCAACCGGGAAGGCTGACGAGCCGGCATTGAACGAAGCCGTTCCGGCGGGCGAAATGCCGGCAACCGGTCCCGAGAGCGAAGCGGTTTCTGCTGAGCCGCTGGAAAGCGATGCGGAAGACGAGAAGGATCTCGCGCGGCTCGACGGCGAGCAGCCGGACGAATCCGCTCGCGAAAGCGTCGCCGACCAACCCACCGGGCCGGCAGTCTCGGGCTCCTTGCTCGATTATGCCAATCAGGAACCAACCGATGTCGCCGACGGCAGCGACGAGGCGACGGTTTCCGAACCAACTGAGGCGGCAGCACAAGAGGCCGCCGATGCCGGCGTGCCGCCTATCGCTGCCGAGACGCCCGTTGCAGCCGGTGCAAACGCAGACGACGACAGCATGACATCGGCCGATTTCCGCGACGCCGAAGACAGCGAGGATTGGGTGCGGCCCGACATCGAGGCTGTCTTGCCCGCCGATGACGGCGTCGGCGGAACGGAGACGGCTCCTGTCGAGCGGCCGCGCCTCAAAGTGCCGCCGCTCAAAGTTGAAGGGTTCGTGCCATCGGCATTTTCGGCCGGAGACGAAACCAAAGCCCCTGATACCTCGATCCTCGGCAAGCTGCCGGTCCCCTTGCTGATCCATTCCGGCGACGAGCTTCATTATGCGAATGAGGAATTCCTCAGCCTGACCGACTATGACACGCTTGAGGACCTGAGCGATGCCGGTGGCCTCGGCGCGCTGTTTGCCGATCCTTATTCCGATGAGGGAGGCTCCGACGGAGCCGACCGCGCGCTGAAGCTGAAGACGCGTGACGGGCAGGAGTTCCCGATCGAGGCCATCCTGCGCTCGGTTCCGTGGCGCGGCGGCAAGGCACTGATGCTGGTCGTGCGCCGCTCCGGCGAGGACGAGGCACCGGCTGCGGCTCTACATAGCGCTGCCGACGAGCCGACCCAACCGGACATTCCGGAGCTCAAGAGCCGCATTGCCGAAATGCGCACCATCATCGACACTGCCACCGACGGCGTCGTGCTGATCGGCCGCGACGGAGCGATCCGTTCGATCAGCCGACCGGCGGAAGCGCTGTTCGGTTTCGACAGCGACGAGGTGACAGGCAAGCCCTTCGCCTCGCTGTTTGCCATAGAAAGCCAGCGCGCGGCGCGCGACTATCTCAACGGACTTTCCGAGCCTGGCGTGGCGAGCGTGCTCAATGACGGCCGCGAAGTGATCGGACGCGAGTCGCAAGGACGCTTCATTCCATTGTTCATGACCATCGGCAGGCTGCCCAATGACAGCGGATTTTGCGCCGTGGTGCGCGACATCACGCAGTGGAAGCGGGCCGAAGAGGATTTGACGCAGGCGCGCGCGGTGGCCGAACGCGCCTCTTCGCAGAAGACCGATTTTCTCGCGCGCATCAGCCATGAAATCCGCACGCCGCTGAACGCCATCATCGGCTTTTCCGAGCTGATGGTGGACGAGAAATTCGGGCCGGTGGCCAACGACCGCTATCGCGACTATCTGCGCGACATCAACCGGTCGGGCAACCATGTGCTCGACCTGGTCAACGACCTGCTCGACATCTCGAAAATCGAAGCCGGCCAGCAGGAGATGGATTACGAGGCTGTGTCGCTCAATGACACGCTGGGCGAAACGGTGGCGATGATGCAGCCGCAGGCCAATCGCGAGCGTGTCATCATCCGTTCCAGCTTCGCCTCGCGGCTGCCGGAAGTGGTGGCCGATCTGCGCAGCGTGCGCCAGATTGCCCTCAACATCCTGTCGAACGCCATCCGCTACACGCAAGCCGGTGGCCAGGTGATCGTCTCGACCGCCTATGAACCCTCCGGCGATGTCGTCATGCGCGTGCGCGACACCGGCATCGGCATGAGCCAGGCCGAGATCGAGCAGGCGCTTAAGCCGTTCAAGCAGATCAATGCACTGAAGCGTGGGCGCGGTGACGGTACGGGTCTCGGACTGCCGCTGACCAAGGCGATGGTCGAGGCAAACCGGGCCCGGTTCACCATCACGTCGACGCCCGGCGAAGGAACTCTGGTCGAAGTCGGCTTTCCGTCGACCCGTGTGCTCGCCGATTAAAGAGCGCCCGCTTCCGAAAGTCGGCTCCAGCTTCTTGCTGCGCGGATCTGCGATCCTGAACAATGGCCACGAGAAAAGAAAAGGCGTCCAAAAGGACGCCTTAAGTGATGGATTGCTGTCACAACGGGGCTTGAGCGAATGCAGATCCTCAGGGACTTCGAGGAACGGGATTTCTCCCTCAAGTTACGTGCGACTATCGACGCCGGCCCTTAACAACTCCTTACCGGCGTGGCGAAAAATTTACGAAAGTGTACCACTCGTGAAATCTAGGTAAATTCCACCGACATATTTCGTTAACCATGCCGAAGGCCATTTAGGCATTCATGCCGTTATCCCAAAACCGCTACACACTTTTGGGCGGCATGCATTAGTCGGCAAGCTGCGGCAGGTTGCGGAACAGTTCGAGCGCTTCGGGATTGGCGAGCGCCTCCTTGTTCTTGATGGTGCGGCCATGCACCATGTCACGCACCGCAAGCTCGGTGATCTTGCCCGATTTGGTGCGTGGAATGTCGGCGACGGCGACGATCTTCGCCGGCACGTGGCGGGGGCTTGCCCCGGTGCGGATTTTCGTTCGGATGCGTTTTTCCAGATCGGCATCGAGCGCGATACCAGCGGCCAGCCGCACGAACAGCACGACGCGAACGTCATTGTCGAAATCCTGGCCGATGCACAGCGCCTCGAGGATTTCCGGCATCTGTTCGACCTGGTTGTAGATCTCCGCCGTTCCGATCCGCACACCGCCCGGATTGAGTGTCGCGTCGGAGCGGCCGTGGATGATCATGCCGCCATGGGCGGTCCATTCGGCGAAGTCGCCGTGGCACCAGACATTGTCGAAACGTTCGAAATAGGCTGCCTTGTACTTCTTGCCTTCAGGGTCGTTCCAGAAGCCGATCGGCATCGCCGGAAACGCCCTGGTACAGACGAGTTCGCCCTTCTCCTGCCGGACCGGCTT containing:
- a CDS encoding PAS domain S-box protein; this encodes MPSENYSFLDVAVLDSVRQRFAAGDAIAILSADLEQVIWANGPGAAVFGYPDIEAIIGASAQLPLIARRQIMATSGFPEIGSDRAITVRLATGLTSRAVGFLASAVTMPDGDNAIMLAVPAAQTGSRSADEIARRAISGFTEDGHFIAFVDAAGVVEAASDGFAALGILPQTLAALVADVAAENDRIVKRLVPGGTASYPAGLAQLTDTRHLLVVIDEDQLDESPVERVGEVEGVTAALAAADAADQPETQQDNEPTTAAPTTDQPAAAKTVEDNDVPADAADTTMQTPQAADSDRPAVGTPAQHDHWYFNAGEDDAQQPSQQNNAEAREPAGTEVSTDGLSQDRIPTASPAKRGSTPAIDRSAPPLRFVWRTDADGKFSSLSPEFADIVGKPAADVIGRRFKDVAAAFGLDPSGEIAGLLERRDTWSGRSVQWPVAGTDLKIPVDLAALPVYGRSRAFEGFRGFGVARASDAVVDSEAIGMALVPNGEVPATAEPAVDETVTEAPKAADPFKGEVPALTIVPKQERRFADKVIRLAEHRQPANDKQPANERGLSTLERSAFREIGERLKKDSTAEQPLAEQSDAEKQAEPTAQAGAEATGKADEPALNEAVPAGEMPATGPESEAVSAEPLESDAEDEKDLARLDGEQPDESARESVADQPTGPAVSGSLLDYANQEPTDVADGSDEATVSEPTEAAAQEAADAGVPPIAAETPVAAGANADDDSMTSADFRDAEDSEDWVRPDIEAVLPADDGVGGTETAPVERPRLKVPPLKVEGFVPSAFSAGDETKAPDTSILGKLPVPLLIHSGDELHYANEEFLSLTDYDTLEDLSDAGGLGALFADPYSDEGGSDGADRALKLKTRDGQEFPIEAILRSVPWRGGKALMLVVRRSGEDEAPAAALHSAADEPTQPDIPELKSRIAEMRTIIDTATDGVVLIGRDGAIRSISRPAEALFGFDSDEVTGKPFASLFAIESQRAARDYLNGLSEPGVASVLNDGREVIGRESQGRFIPLFMTIGRLPNDSGFCAVVRDITQWKRAEEDLTQARAVAERASSQKTDFLARISHEIRTPLNAIIGFSELMVDEKFGPVANDRYRDYLRDINRSGNHVLDLVNDLLDISKIEAGQQEMDYEAVSLNDTLGETVAMMQPQANRERVIIRSSFASRLPEVVADLRSVRQIALNILSNAIRYTQAGGQVIVSTAYEPSGDVVMRVRDTGIGMSQAEIEQALKPFKQINALKRGRGDGTGLGLPLTKAMVEANRARFTITSTPGEGTLVEVGFPSTRVLAD